GCCACCCCTTCCCTGGAAACCCTGCACAATGCCCTCAGCGGCCGCTACCAACATTTGCGTATGCGCGAGCGAGCAGGTGATGCGCGCCCGCCACAGATTCATGTGGTTCCCACGCTGCGCGAGCCACTGGAGGAGGGGTTTTCCCCCCAGGTCTTACGTCATATCGGCGATACCCTGGCACGCGGCGAGCAGGTTCTGGTATTTATTAACCGGCGCGGTTTCGCTCCAGCTCTTACCTGTGACGACTGCGGTTGGCTGGCCGATTGCCCACATTGCTCCAGCAAACTCACTATGCATCGGCGCCAGCGCCAGTTGCGCTGCCATCACTGCGATTATCGCCGCCCGCTGGTGGACACTTGCCCACAGTGTCATAGCCGCTCGATTTCTGCTCTGGGAGGAGGGACTGAGCGCAGTGAGGAGTTGTTGACGCGGCGCTTTGCTGACTACCCGGTAATCCGCGTCGACCGGGATACTACTGCCAGTAAGCAGGCTCTGGATAAACTGTTGGCTCCGGCGCGTGATGGAGAGCCTTGCCTGTTACTGGGGACTCAGATGCTGGCAAAGGGGCATCATTTGCCACGGGTAACACTGGTCGCCATTCAGGATGCCGATGGTGGGCTGTTTAGTGCAGATTTTCGCGCCCCTGAGCGTACCGGACAGCTCTTGGAGCAGGTGGCCGGACGTGCCGGGCGGGGCAGCCTGAGCGGACGGGTGTTGGTGCAGAGCCGCTTTCCTGAGCACCCGTTGTTACAGATGTTGCTGGAAAAGGGTTACGGCACCTTCGCACGCCAATTGCTGCGCGATCGCGCGGTGGCGCAGCTTCCACCAATTCACGCTATGGCCCTGGTAAGAGCGGAGTGCGAAGAGCCCGGCTGGGCGGAGGAATTCCTGCAAAATGCGCGAATGTTTATGCAGTCCCTGGTACCACCCTCACCCCAGTTACAGTATCTGGGCCCGGTGCCGGCACTGCTGGAGCGCAAGTCGGGGCGCTTCCGTTTTTATATACAGGTAACCGCACAAAACCGGGCGCAGTTGCAGCCTCTTTTGGCGCGCGTGTGTGCCTGGGCGGAAGGTAATAAAAATCGCCGCCTGCGTTGGGCGGTGGACATGGATGCCCAGGAATTGTCGTAATTTTTGTCAGAGTGCAATGCCTTCGGTGCAATTGGCGGTACAATTCGCACGCTGAACAGACCACCCAGGGAAGAAATCCTAAATGAGCCGTCGCAAAACCAATCGCCGCAGTAAAAGTTCCGCGGGCAAGCCCGCCTGGGGCTGGTTTTTCCTGGGCAATATTTTCGGCGGTTTCGCGGTTTTCCTGCTCCTTCAATACGGAATTACCGGAGAAGGTAAGAGTGCCGGCAGCAACGGTAAATCGCCGGCGTCAAAGCCGGCTGCAGAGGAGCTTAACCAGCCGCGCTTTGATTTCTACACCATGTTGAAGGAAAACGAGGTTTCTGTACCGCCACCCAAGGTGGCTAGGCCGGCGCAGCGCCAGCAGGGCTCCGGCACAGCTCAGGGGACTGTCAGTAAGCCTCCGCAACAGGTTTATATCCTGCAGGCAGCTTCTTTCCGTGATTCCACTGAGGCCGAGCGCTTGCGAGTGCGGCTCACCCTGGCCAATCTGGATGTCAAAGTGGAGTCCGCCAGCGACAGCCGCGGCACCTGGCATCGGGTATTAGTGGGTCCATTCGACACCCGCTCGCGTATGGCCAAGGCGCGCCAGGTACTGGCTGAGCACCGGTTGATGCCATTGGTGCTGAAACGCCCTGCCAACTGAAGCAAAGGTTGGGCATCCCAACCGGTGCAGTTGACTAAAAGGTAGAGCCTCCGATCTTTTGATAACCACCCTGCCTGGTGGTGCTAACCCCAGAGCAATAAGCTATTTAAGTGGCCAGGCTGATTCGACTCAGGATTCACTCGTGACTCCCATATAAGACACAGTACTTGCGACGGAAATCAGCGCTGGCATTAGGCGGGATAAAAAGTGGCTAACAGTGGGCTGAAGTCGAGTGTTGTCAGGATCATTAAAGGAAAATCCTTGGTGAGTAGGGAGTTCTGAACATAGCAATTGCCCCTCCTCTTATTGAAATCGGCGTGCATCGTCCTCACTTATCTAACCTGAATGAAATTCCCGGCGCGATTGCTCACCACCTTTCGCGCTGAAGCACACGCGTAATCCGAGAGGTCTCCATTGGAACAGTATCGCGGAACCACTATTTTATCCTGTCGCCGCAACGGTAAAGTTGTGATTGGCGGCGACGGCCAGGTGTCCATGGGTAACACCATAATGAAAGGCAATGCACGCAAGGTGCGCCGCCTGTACAAGGACAAAGTGATTGCCGGTTTTGCCGGCGGCACCGCCGATGCCTTCACTCTGTTTGAACGCTTTGAAGCCAAGCTGGAAGCCCATGGCGGTCAGTTGACCCGTGCTGCGGTGGAGCTGGCCAAAGACTGGCGCACCGACCGCGCCCTGCGACGCCTCGAAGCCTTGCTGGCAGTGGCCGATGAGAGCGCCAGCCTGATCGTGACCGGTAATGGCGATGTTATTCAACCGGAAGATGACCTGATTGCCATTGGCTCAGGTGGGCCTTTCGCCCAGTCTGCAGCGCGGGCACTAATTGACAATACCGATATGGATGCCCGCGCGATTGTTGAGCAGGGCCTGAAAATTGCCGGTGATATCTGTGTTTATACCAACCAGAACCACACCATCGAAGAATTAAATTATTAAATCCCAAGCGCCTCTCCAGGCGCCAGTGGCTGGCTGGACCACTTTAATAGTCCGCCGACAGTTTTGCAGGAATTGATATGTCCCAGATGACCCCCAGAGAAATCGTCCACGAACTCGACCGCCATATTGTCGGCCAGCAGGACGCAAAACGTGCCGTGGCTATTGCGCTGCGCAACCGCTGGCGCCGCATGCAGGTGAGCGAGGATTTGCGTGCTGAGATCACCCCGAAAAACATCCTGATGATCGGCCCTACCGGCGTAGGTAAAACTGAAATTGCGCGCCGGCTAGCGAAGCTGGCTAATGCGCCATTTATCAAGGTGGAAGCGACCAAGTTCACCGAAGTTGGCTATGTTGGCCGCGATGTGGAATCTATCGTACGCGATCTCGTTGAGATGGCGGTGAAGCAGGAGCGCGAGCAGGCGATGTCTGGCGTTCAACAACGCGCCATGGATGCCGCCGAAGAGCGCATCCTCGATGCGCTGCTGCCACCAGCGCGCTCCACCGAGCCGAATGACAAAGACTCCAGTACTCGCCAGCTATTTCGCAAGAAGCTGCGCGAGGGAGAGCTCGACGATAAGGAAGTAGAGTTGGATATGGCTGCAGCGCCCGTGGGTGTGGAAATTATGGCACCTCCGGGCATGGAAGAAATGACTAACCAACTGCAGGGCATGTTCTCAAATATGTCCCAGGGCAAGACGCGCAAGCGTAAATTGCCGGTTAAGCAGGCGATGAAGCAGCTCACCGACGAAGAGGCTGCCAAGCTGGTTAATGATGAGGATATAAAAACCCGTGCAATTCGCGCCGCAGAACAGAATGGTATCGTCTTTATCGATGAAATCGATAAGGTGGCCAAGCGTCAGGAAAGCGGTGGTGCTGATGTGTCCCGCGAAGGCGTTCAGCGTGACCTGCTGCCGCTGATTGAAGGCAGCACAGTCAATACCAAGTACGGCATGATGAAGACCGACCACATCCTGTTTATTGCCTCTGGTGCCTTCCACCTGTCCAAGCCCTCGGATCTGATCCCCGAGCTGCAGGGGCGCCTGCCGATCCGGGTGGAATTGAGCTCGCTGACTTCAGCGGACTTTGAACGTATCCTCACTGAACCCTCAGCCTCTCTGACCGAGCAGCAGAAAGCTCTACTCGCTACAGAAGGTCTGGACCTGAAGTTTACTGATGAGGGTATTCGTCGCATTGCAGAAGTAGCTTATGAGGTGAATGAGCGTACCGAGAATATTGGCGCGCGCCGTCTGCACACCGTGCTTGAGCGTCTGCTGGAGGAAATCTCTTTCGATGCTGGCGATGGTGATAAAACCCTGAACGTGGATGCCGCTTATGTGGATAGTCACCTGGGTGAGCTCAGCCAAAACGAGGACCTGTCGCGTTTTATCCTGTAAATGAAACCGCAAAAAATCCGATTAAATCGCGCAGAGAAAAACCTGCAGTTGGTATTTGCCGATGGCGAATTTACCCTGCCGGCAGAGTATTTGCGCGTCTACTCCCCCAGCGCCGAAGTGCGTGGCCACGGCAACAGTGCTCCGGTTCTGGTGGATGGCAAAATGAATGTGGGCATCGACAAGATCGAGGCAGCTGGTCGCTATGCGTTGAAAATCGACTTCGATGACGGCCATGATACGGGTATTTATACCTGGGAATACCTGCGCGAATTGGTCGAGAATTACAGCGCTAATTGGGAGAGCTACCTGCAGCGCTTACGCGCGGAGGGCAAGGGGCGGGACCCTGATGAAAGCGTGGTGAAACTTATCGGATAACACCGCGCGCCATCCATACAACTGGATCTGAAGTACAGATTATTTAGTCAGTTTGTGCATGTCGGCGCACATCGATGTGCCTCCTCGCGATAACTAATAAGTATCGAGAAAACAGCTGCTTCCGGGTGATTTTCGCATTACTGTAACAAAAGTGTGTAACTACTTTTACGCTTGGATAAATGGCTGCCGGCCAGCTAATAGATAATTTTAGAAGTTAACCGGCGCGTAATTCTTTTGTCACATTTCCAGACTCTAATGCTTGCGAAATTTCACGAGTTCTGGAGGCCCACAGTGGCAAAAAAACTTGTCCGCGCACTCAGCGCCTTTTGTTTAATCCCCCTCGCTTCTGCAGTTTCAGCTGCCAGCTTGCCCGAGTACCAAACCAGTAGCGATTGGTTTACCGATAGTGCTGAACGCCTGGAGGAGCGTGCCGCCCTCTCTCGTGAAGACAAAACTGCGAAAAATGTCATCCTGTTTGTGGGCGATGGTATGGGTATTTCCACACTCACCGCTGCGCGAATTCTCGAAGGCCAACTGCGTGGTCAGAGTGGTGAGGAAAATACCCTTTCCTTTGAGGAGTTCCCTCACTCCGCATTGATCAAAACATACAACACCAATCAGCAGACCCCGGATTCTGCCGGCACCATGACTGCGATGATGACCGGTGTTAAAACCCGTGCGGGAGTCATCAATATCGATGGCGATGCATTGCGCGCTGATTGCGCCAGCACCGAAGGTAAAGAGCTGAATACCTTCCTCGAATTGATGGAAAACCGTGGAAAATCTACCGGTATCGTTTCTACCGCACGACTGACCCACGCTACCCCGGCTGCAACATATGCGCGTAGTCCAGAGCGAAACTGGGAGTACAGCGCTGAAGGAAATTGCGTGGATATCGCCACGCAAATGGTTGAGTTGGAATATGGGGATGGTATTGATGTGATGCTTGGAGGTGGGCGTCGCAGTTTTACAACCACCGACGCCAATGGGAAACGCGAAGACGGGCGCGACCTCACCAGTGAGTGGTTACAGCGCTATGAAGGCGAACAAAGCGCAGAATATGTGCAGACCGGATCTGAGCTGGCGGGCGTGGACCTCGCCTCCACAGATAAGCTGCTGGGACTCTTCAGCAGCAGCCACATGAGTTACGATGCGGATCGCATTGCCAAGGAGAGCGATGAGCCGAGTATTGCCGAGATGACCGGTACCGCGATCGAACTCCTGCAGAAGGATAGCGATGGCTATTTCCTGATGGTGGAGTCGGGCCGAATTGACCACGGTCACCACGCCGGCAACGCCTATAACGCATTGCACGATGCTATCGCCTTCGCCGATGCCGTACAGACAGCGCTGGACAAGGTAGATCTGGAAGACACCCTGATCCTGGTAACTGCGGACCATAGCCATGTGATGAGCATTGCCGGTTACCCGACTCGCGGCAACCCGATTCTCGGCAAAGTGGTTGAGAATGACAGTAGTGGTGCAGCAAAAGCTGAAGTGGAAACCGCATCCGATGGATTGCCTTACACCACATTGTCCTATGCCAACGGTCTGGGCTTTGCTGATCTCGGTGAGAACACTGATGCGGATGAGCGTTACGATATAGCCGCTGATACCGGGCGCAAGGATATTTCCGGTGTAGACACTGAGGCACCGGGCTTTCACCAGGAAGCCTTGGTCCACTTGGAGTCAGAGAGCCACGCGGGTGAAGATATCAGCCTGCACGCCATTGGTGCCGGTGCCAAATTGGTACAAGGGAGCCTGGAGCAGAGTGCGCTTTTCCATGTGATGACTGCTGCGACTGACTTGTCGTTGACAGAAGAATAACTGGGGGTAAATCACCATGAGACATTTTAAAAAGACCCTGCTGGCTTTCTCTGTAGCCTTGCTGGCCGCAGGTTGCAGTGACGACAAGTCCAGCTCCAATCCCGTTGAGCTTCCTGAGCCAGAAGATGTGTTAAACCTGCCTCAGGGGCAGCTCGATAGCAATTGGTTTAAACAGGGGCAGCAGGCTGTGGAAGCTGCACAGGCAATCACAATTAACAATACTCCCGGCGCGGCAAAAAATATTATCTTGTTTGTTGGCGATGGCATGGGTATTTCCACAGTCACTGCCGCGCGTATTCTCGCCGGTCAGCAACAGGGGCTCGAGGGTGAGGAGCACCAACTGAGCTTTGAAAAAATGCCTTTTGCCGGCTTGGTGAAAACTTACAACACCAACCAGCAGACCCCGGACTCTGCCGGTACCATGACGGCTCTGGTTACCGGGGTTAAGACCAAGGCTGGTGTATTAAGTGTCGCGGAAGATGTAGCTCGCGGCGATTGCGCAGCCAGCTTGGAGCGCCCGCTTACTACGGCTATTGAATTGGCAGAGGATCTGGGTAAGAGCACCGGTATTATCAGTACTGCGCGCATCACCCATGCTACTCCAGCAGCCACCTACGCCAAGGTACCAGAGCGCGGTTGGGAAGCAGCTGCTCCTGACGGTTGTACCGATATTGCTGCACAGCTGGTTGAACTGGAAGCCGGCGATGGTATCGATGTTGTCATGGGCGGCGGTCGCCGCAACTTCCTGCCCAGCGCTGTCACCGATATCGAGGGAGAAGCCGGGCGCCGTGAAGATGGGCGCAACCTGGTGGATGAGTGGAAGACCCGATATAACGACGGTGTGAACAATATTGTGTATGTTGAAGACACTACAGGCTTTAACGCTGTAGACAGTGCTTCAACTGACAAGCTACTTGGCTTGTTTAATTCTTCGCACATGGAGTATGAAGCCGTTCGTGAGGGTGATATTGCCGGTGAACCCTCACTCACTGAGATGACGTCTAAAGGTCTCGAGCTCCTGCAGAAAAACGATAATGGTTATTTTCTGATGGTTGAGTCCGGCCGTATTGACCACGGTCACCACGCTGGCAATGCCCACCGCGCACTGACTGATGCAGTGGAGTTTGCCGAAGCTATCCAATACGCGATGGACAACACCAATGCAGAAGACACCCTGATAATCGTCACTGCCGACCACAGCCACGTGATGACGATTGCTGGTTACCCGACTCGCGGAAACCCGATTCTCGGCAAGGTGGTTGGTAATGACAGCAGTGGTGAGGCGGAAGCCGCTCCTTCACTGGCAGGAGATGGCCTGCCTTATACCACTCTTACCTATGCAAATGGCCCAGGTTACAGCTCCACTGATGACGCTAGGCGAGGTGATCTTACCAGCATTGATACTGCGGCACTCGACTACCAGCAGGATGCCCTGGTACCTATGAGCAGTGAATCTCACGCCGGTGAAGATGTGGGCGTATGGGCGAGCGGACCCGGTGCACACCTAGTGAGCGGAACCAATGAACAGAACTTCCTGTTCCATGTTATGGCTCGTTCAGGTGGCCTGCTGGAGCAGAATGCCAACTAATAGCCGTATTGTTGATTACGGTAATTCTTAACTGCGGTTCAGCGGTGCAGGTATTTTTCCTGCGCCGTTTTACATTCTCCCCTCCTCTAACTTTCTATTGGCGAAGAGTGCAGAACACATAGTTTCTATTTCCCGGCGCAGTCTCATCTTGCGCCAGTCACCCAGTTCCAATATTGGTATTAGCTCTTTTCCCAGATTCTCTCCTGCCGCAATTGCCAGGCGGCACAGTAGATAGGTATCGCGCCAGTCTCCCAGTGCCTGGGCCAATTGTTTTAGTGATTCACAGCGCCAAGTGGCTGATAGTGGAAATCTCTCCCCAAGTAAACGGCTGTGATACCAGTGATCTTTTACTCGTTTGCGTAGTTGGTGCAGGTTCTCTGCGCTATCTAATTTGTGTACACGATGCCAGGCTTTGCGTGCACGACTGTAGCCACGGTGATACCCACACTCGAGGTGAGTCCAGCGCACTTTTCCCAATGGCCAGCTTTCAATGCTCTCGCGAGCTCTAATCAGCAACGTATCTACTTGTGCCAAAGTCTTTTCATCTATTTCCGCCTGCAGCATGTACGCGACGAATGCGTGCATTGTGGGAAAGTAATTAGGTGGAGCTATTGCGAGCAGGGCCCCGCGAATAGAAGCTAGATCGCGGCTTTGAGCGAGGCTTTGCGCCAAGTTGCGGTAATGGGAATTCTCACGCTGGTACAGCTGTGGCCTCTTGGGTTGTACCAAGCGCAGTAGGGCGCGTAATTTCTTGCAGTGTTTGCGCAATTCATGCACGGCGTGCTCATCTGGCAGCTGCTTTGCGTTGCTGATTGCGGCAGTAACTTCTGCCTGGGCGATAAGTTGCAGACCTACGCCTGGCATTACATTGCAGTCGAGCCGGTAACTCATGGCCCCTTTCCAGTATTTTGTTCCGGTTTCTACATGGCTCAATTTTAGTGAGTTTCAACGGGGCCGATGATGAGCGGTGCCCCACCGGCTTTGGCGATGTACAATGGCTTCCCTGAATTTGGCTCAGCAGGCAGCAAAGCATGAAGGATCGCAAGACCACCCACTTCGGCTACCAAGAGGTCCCGGTGGAGGAAAAGGCCGGTCGTGTGGCGGAAGTGTTCCACTCAGTGGCGGCGCGCTACGACGTAATGAACGATTTGATGTCTGGAGGCATCCACCGACTCTGGAAACGTTTTACCATCGAGTTGTCCGGTGCGAGGCCGGGACAGAAAGTTTTGGATATTGCCGGGGGCACCGGCGACCTTACAGCGCGCTTCTCGCGTATTGTGGGTGCCAGTGGCCAGGTGGTACTGGCGGATATCAATGAATCGATGTTGCGTGTAGGTCGTGACCGTTTACTGGATCGCGGCATCGCCGGCAATGTGGTGCCAGTTCAGGCGGACGCCCAATATCTGCCCTTTCCCGACAATACCTTTGACTGCATTACCATCGCTTTTGGTCTGCGCAATGTCACCGATAAGGATCTGGCCCTGCGTTCCATGTTACGGGTACTGAAGCCTGGTGGTCGGTTGCTGGTGCTGGAGTTTTCCAAACCGGAGTCAAAGTTCCTGGAAAAAGTCTACGATCAGTATTCTTTCCGCCTGTTGCCATTTATGGGCAAGCTGGTGGCCAACGATGCAGAGAGCTACCGCTACCTGGCGGAGAGTATCCGCATGCACCCGGACCAGGAAACTCTCAAGCAGATGATGAAGGATGCCGGTTTTGTCGATTGTGAGTTTCATAATATGACCGGTGGCATCGTAGCACTGCACCGCGGTATTAAGCCCTAGTCTGCGCCCGACATGATTTCCTCTCAAGTTATGGCACGAGGCCAGTAACCGCCATGAGCGATCCCACCTATCGCGCGGGTTTTGATGCCGCGCTGGAAACCGCCATCAATGCGGCCCTGCAGTATGATCCGGCCACCCGTGCGCGGCTGGAGGGGCTGGACGGTAAAATTATGCAGCTCGACCTGACTGCACCAAAGCTAGAGTGCTGCCTGTGTATTGAGGGCGATCAGGTGCGTGTGCGCCAGCACTGGGAAGGGGATGTCACTACCTCTATCAGTGGTTCGGCTATCTCTTTAATACGTTTGTTGAAAGACCCGGATGCCACCCCTGCAGCCTTGGAGGTGTCGATTAGTGGCTCCAGTGCCCTGCTGGCGGAATTGCAGTGGATCATGAGCGACCTCGATATCGATTGGGAGGCACTACTGGCACAATTGGTTGGCGATATTCCTGCCCACTCCATCGGTAATGTGTTGCGTAGCGCCAGCAGCTGGCTGAGCGCCAGTCTCAGTCGCGCACCGGTAGCGGCAGCGGAGACTATCAGCGAAGAGTGGCAGCTGACTCCGCCACAGGCGCAGTTTGAAGCCTTTGTCGATGACCTTGCGGAGCTCTCTTTGGCCACCGAACGCCTGGAGGCACGTGTGCGCCTGTTGCAGGAACAGTTTTCGCGCAGGGAGGCCGAGTAGTTTTGCCGCTTTTTCGCAGTTTCACCATCGCGCGGGTATTCCTGCGCTATCGTCTCGATCAGTTATTGCCCGCTGAGCGGCGCCCATTGTGGCTTCGTGGAATGCTGGCTCCCCTAAAACTGTTGCCGCAGCCAAAGATGGAACGCGGCGAGCGCCTGCGCCGCGCTCTGGAGGAGCTGGGGCCGATTTTCGTCAAGTTCGGTCAGCTGCTTTCTACACGCCCGGATTTATTACCACCGGATATCGTTGAGCAACTTGATTACCTGCAGGATAAGGTGCCCCCCTTCCCCAGCGACCAGTGTACCGCGATGATTGAGGCGGCGCTGGAAGCGAGTGTCGATGAAGTCTTTGCCAGCTTTGAGCGTGAGCCCTTAGCGGCAGCTTCGGTGGCACAGGTCCATGCCGCAGTACTCACCACCGGTGAATCGGTAGTGGTGAAGGTATTGCGCCCGGGTATTGGCGAAGTAATTCAGGAGGATTTGCGCCTGTTGGGGGTGATTGCCCGCGGTATCGAGCGTTTCGTACCGGATGGGCGTCGGCTGCGCCCAATTGAGGTGGTGGAGGATTACCGCCACACCATTGAGGGGGAGTTGGACCTGGTGCGAGAGGCTGCTAATGGCACCCAGCTGCGGCGCAATTTCAATAATTCGCCTCTGTTGTATATCCCCGAGGTGCATTGGGAATATACGCGTGAGAATGTGCTGGTGCTTGAGCGGATCGATGGTATCCCGGTTACAGACCTGGCGCAGCTGCGCAAGCAGGACACCAATATGCAGCTGCTCGCCGAACGCGGCGTAGAAATCTTTTTCAAGCAGGTGTTCGAATACAATTTCTTCCACGCGGACATGCACCCAGGCAACATTTTTGTATCCCGCGAGCACCCAGAGCGCCCGAAGTATATTGCGATCGACACCGCAATTGTCGGCAGCTTGTCGCGGGAGGACCAGTACTACCTGGCGCGTAACCTGCTCGCTATGTTCCGTCGCGATTATCGTATGGTGGCTGAGTTACATGTGCAGAGCGGCTGGGTGCGGCCCGACACGCCGGTGAATACTTTTGAAGCGGCAATTCGCGCCGTGTGTGAACCTATTTTTGAGAAACCGCTGGGGGAGATCTCCTTTGCGCGGGTGCTGATCAGCTTGTTCCAGACCGCGCGCCGCTTCGATATGGCGGTACAACCTCAACTGGTATTGTTGCAAAAAACTCTGCTGAATATCGAGGGACTGGGCCGGCAGCTTTATCCGCAGCTGGATCTGTGGAAGACTGCTCATCCAT
This DNA window, taken from Microbulbifer sp. GL-2, encodes the following:
- the ubiE gene encoding bifunctional demethylmenaquinone methyltransferase/2-methoxy-6-polyprenyl-1,4-benzoquinol methylase UbiE — protein: MKDRKTTHFGYQEVPVEEKAGRVAEVFHSVAARYDVMNDLMSGGIHRLWKRFTIELSGARPGQKVLDIAGGTGDLTARFSRIVGASGQVVLADINESMLRVGRDRLLDRGIAGNVVPVQADAQYLPFPDNTFDCITIAFGLRNVTDKDLALRSMLRVLKPGGRLLVLEFSKPESKFLEKVYDQYSFRLLPFMGKLVANDAESYRYLAESIRMHPDQETLKQMMKDAGFVDCEFHNMTGGIVALHRGIKP
- the hslV gene encoding ATP-dependent protease subunit HslV, translating into MEQYRGTTILSCRRNGKVVIGGDGQVSMGNTIMKGNARKVRRLYKDKVIAGFAGGTADAFTLFERFEAKLEAHGGQLTRAAVELAKDWRTDRALRRLEALLAVADESASLIVTGNGDVIQPEDDLIAIGSGGPFAQSAARALIDNTDMDARAIVEQGLKIAGDICVYTNQNHTIEELNY
- a CDS encoding alkaline phosphatase, translated to MRHFKKTLLAFSVALLAAGCSDDKSSSNPVELPEPEDVLNLPQGQLDSNWFKQGQQAVEAAQAITINNTPGAAKNIILFVGDGMGISTVTAARILAGQQQGLEGEEHQLSFEKMPFAGLVKTYNTNQQTPDSAGTMTALVTGVKTKAGVLSVAEDVARGDCAASLERPLTTAIELAEDLGKSTGIISTARITHATPAATYAKVPERGWEAAAPDGCTDIAAQLVELEAGDGIDVVMGGGRRNFLPSAVTDIEGEAGRREDGRNLVDEWKTRYNDGVNNIVYVEDTTGFNAVDSASTDKLLGLFNSSHMEYEAVREGDIAGEPSLTEMTSKGLELLQKNDNGYFLMVESGRIDHGHHAGNAHRALTDAVEFAEAIQYAMDNTNAEDTLIIVTADHSHVMTIAGYPTRGNPILGKVVGNDSSGEAEAAPSLAGDGLPYTTLTYANGPGYSSTDDARRGDLTSIDTAALDYQQDALVPMSSESHAGEDVGVWASGPGAHLVSGTNEQNFLFHVMARSGGLLEQNAN
- a CDS encoding gamma-butyrobetaine hydroxylase-like domain-containing protein — its product is MKPQKIRLNRAEKNLQLVFADGEFTLPAEYLRVYSPSAEVRGHGNSAPVLVDGKMNVGIDKIEAAGRYALKIDFDDGHDTGIYTWEYLRELVENYSANWESYLQRLRAEGKGRDPDESVVKLIG
- the hslU gene encoding ATP-dependent protease ATPase subunit HslU; its protein translation is MSQMTPREIVHELDRHIVGQQDAKRAVAIALRNRWRRMQVSEDLRAEITPKNILMIGPTGVGKTEIARRLAKLANAPFIKVEATKFTEVGYVGRDVESIVRDLVEMAVKQEREQAMSGVQQRAMDAAEERILDALLPPARSTEPNDKDSSTRQLFRKKLREGELDDKEVELDMAAAPVGVEIMAPPGMEEMTNQLQGMFSNMSQGKTRKRKLPVKQAMKQLTDEEAAKLVNDEDIKTRAIRAAEQNGIVFIDEIDKVAKRQESGGADVSREGVQRDLLPLIEGSTVNTKYGMMKTDHILFIASGAFHLSKPSDLIPELQGRLPIRVELSSLTSADFERILTEPSASLTEQQKALLATEGLDLKFTDEGIRRIAEVAYEVNERTENIGARRLHTVLERLLEEISFDAGDGDKTLNVDAAYVDSHLGELSQNEDLSRFIL
- a CDS encoding SPOR domain-containing protein, encoding MSRRKTNRRSKSSAGKPAWGWFFLGNIFGGFAVFLLLQYGITGEGKSAGSNGKSPASKPAAEELNQPRFDFYTMLKENEVSVPPPKVARPAQRQQGSGTAQGTVSKPPQQVYILQAASFRDSTEAERLRVRLTLANLDVKVESASDSRGTWHRVLVGPFDTRSRMAKARQVLAEHRLMPLVLKRPAN
- a CDS encoding SCP2 domain-containing protein is translated as MSDPTYRAGFDAALETAINAALQYDPATRARLEGLDGKIMQLDLTAPKLECCLCIEGDQVRVRQHWEGDVTTSISGSAISLIRLLKDPDATPAALEVSISGSSALLAELQWIMSDLDIDWEALLAQLVGDIPAHSIGNVLRSASSWLSASLSRAPVAAAETISEEWQLTPPQAQFEAFVDDLAELSLATERLEARVRLLQEQFSRREAE
- a CDS encoding primosomal protein N', with amino-acid sequence MQQAVQQNVILRLAVPVPLRRLFDYLPPEGLDSRELKPGQRLWVPFAGRKLVAVLVDIVQESPLAQLKPALELVDNTVLFHGDSRKLLNWIADYYQAPIGEVYAAALPAALRKGKSADHWAEQWLQLTTEGKGLPESALARAPKQQALLQQLMSGGKQSHTYLKAQGHTAAVVRALQERGLVEWETGPTVPPQLPTAESVPAPQLNSEQQQVLNSVDCGCFSATLLEGTTGSGKTEVYLRLMEGVLAEGRQALLLVPEIGLTPQTLRRIAARFPGHSIAALHSGLAEGERAQSWLAAVAGQADIVIGTRSVIMTPLPRLGIVIVDEEHDASFKQQDGVRYSARDLAVVLARNTDVPVLLGSATPSLETLHNALSGRYQHLRMRERAGDARPPQIHVVPTLREPLEEGFSPQVLRHIGDTLARGEQVLVFINRRGFAPALTCDDCGWLADCPHCSSKLTMHRRQRQLRCHHCDYRRPLVDTCPQCHSRSISALGGGTERSEELLTRRFADYPVIRVDRDTTASKQALDKLLAPARDGEPCLLLGTQMLAKGHHLPRVTLVAIQDADGGLFSADFRAPERTGQLLEQVAGRAGRGSLSGRVLVQSRFPEHPLLQMLLEKGYGTFARQLLRDRAVAQLPPIHAMALVRAECEEPGWAEEFLQNARMFMQSLVPPSPQLQYLGPVPALLERKSGRFRFYIQVTAQNRAQLQPLLARVCAWAEGNKNRRLRWAVDMDAQELS
- a CDS encoding CHAD domain-containing protein, with translation MSYRLDCNVMPGVGLQLIAQAEVTAAISNAKQLPDEHAVHELRKHCKKLRALLRLVQPKRPQLYQRENSHYRNLAQSLAQSRDLASIRGALLAIAPPNYFPTMHAFVAYMLQAEIDEKTLAQVDTLLIRARESIESWPLGKVRWTHLECGYHRGYSRARKAWHRVHKLDSAENLHQLRKRVKDHWYHSRLLGERFPLSATWRCESLKQLAQALGDWRDTYLLCRLAIAAGENLGKELIPILELGDWRKMRLRREIETMCSALFANRKLEEGRM
- a CDS encoding alkaline phosphatase produces the protein MAKKLVRALSAFCLIPLASAVSAASLPEYQTSSDWFTDSAERLEERAALSREDKTAKNVILFVGDGMGISTLTAARILEGQLRGQSGEENTLSFEEFPHSALIKTYNTNQQTPDSAGTMTAMMTGVKTRAGVINIDGDALRADCASTEGKELNTFLELMENRGKSTGIVSTARLTHATPAATYARSPERNWEYSAEGNCVDIATQMVELEYGDGIDVMLGGGRRSFTTTDANGKREDGRDLTSEWLQRYEGEQSAEYVQTGSELAGVDLASTDKLLGLFSSSHMSYDADRIAKESDEPSIAEMTGTAIELLQKDSDGYFLMVESGRIDHGHHAGNAYNALHDAIAFADAVQTALDKVDLEDTLILVTADHSHVMSIAGYPTRGNPILGKVVENDSSGAAKAEVETASDGLPYTTLSYANGLGFADLGENTDADERYDIAADTGRKDISGVDTEAPGFHQEALVHLESESHAGEDISLHAIGAGAKLVQGSLEQSALFHVMTAATDLSLTEE